The genomic segment CAATACTTATCACCGATAtacaaagataataaaatatttcatgggTACTGAGGTACTTATCATGATAATGATAAGGCGCACGAGCTCAGAGTGTGGTGTGGTGGAAATTGGAAAACGCTAATAGTCCGTGACTGTGGTCTACAACAACATCAACAATAACGTTTGTAATCACTGTATAGGTCTTATCACTGTACGTCtctttctttaatattttgcgTATTAGTAAACATAAGagattcattatacattttatggttCTCGTAATCGTCTCGTCGTATTCTGTTGATACTCGGAAGTTTGACTTAATACGAACTAAAAGCAATTAGCGACGCCAACAGTCTTTGACTTGGAAGCATCGAATATATCGCTGTCGTCGTTGCATTCGTTCGCAGGAGGTAAACGTTTTTATTGGAAACCACGATACATCCAGTTGAATTTCCACCGCGTCAAATCTAAAGTGTTATccgtcgtatattattatgatcgtgtGCTACAAGGCTACCTGACGACCGACACCACTAGAAGATATTGTGTTTGACTGATGAGTCCGTCGGCCGAATTGAAGTAAAATATAGATGATACACGACACTTGGATTAGGGTACGAAGTGTAATTTCTACATTGATACCATTGTTACCTAACTCCGTCAAACTGTGAGTTttcaaatgtaggtacctatttgatgtttttttttattctgatagTGTATGGCTTCACTCATCAAAAATACAATTGGACATTGGCTTAACCTGTTCTATAtgcatcattaaatattaaattaactaaaaaataaaatattatttatgaaagcTATCAtagaattataacaatttatagtatattttttcaatcacctactgatttaaaaagaaatcacactaaatttacttatttctattttttcacCAATTGATATTcagtcataaataaataaactattatttttaaagctttttaattgaaatgaaataaaacaagatGTTCTATTTGTATTAAATCGGTTTTTCGctgcaatttattattagatattcaaacaataaatacttatattgccatcattaaaacattttggagttaaaatttagttatatttaaaacatgttgattttaataataatttttttataattttagataagaTGTCTTCTACTAATAACAGTACACCTAAGATCATGGTTTTCAGACCAACATGGAAAGAGTTTAAAGATTTTAGTAGCTACATTGAGGTGATGGAGTCGCAAGGGGCTCACAAGGCTGGTGTGGCAAaagtatgttaatataaaaatatagccattttttatataaatttcagttttaattgatacaatttgattttttttttctaaatatgtaACATTGATCTTTAAGGTTATACCACCACCTGAGTGGAAACCAAGAAAGAATAATTATGATGCAAATGATATTATGAGTTTGATAATTCCTGCTCCAATCCGTCAAGTAATACGTTTAAGCTTTTAATAAACTTTgtctaataattgttttattgaacTAGAATGTAAAAGGTACACAAGGCATTTATGAACAAATTAATGTAAAAGAGAAAGCTATGACAGTAGCTGATTTCAAAATAATGTCAGAGTCTGAAAAATATAAGACACCTAGCCACTTTGATTATAGTGATCTTGAAagaaaattttggaaaaatgttatttataactcTCCATTGTATGGTGCAGATGTATCTGGATCTATAACTGATGAAGATgttaatgtatgtattaaatttatgcaattataaattataattaattttatctcaaatgtatttttaaattatggaaataatatttttttattcataacaaaaaaaaattgtctttaattttttttttaaatgttaaattattgtagctatggctatattaaatgatttagtgtaaatccgatgtaaaaaaaaatgattacctactttaagagatattaagaaatgtagaATAGCCGCGTGACATTATTGGGCCCGGCTCAActtaattgcctatcttatacgtgttAAAGTTCCTCGTTTCACACAACGATTTACCAatctaactattttatttttgaaatttagtttGCGTAAAAATGTGTGATTTTGTGTGTTTGAGATGATAAAAGTATCAGAAATGAAATATAACGTTtagttttttacatattaacccgcatattaataaatctttaaagtgatatttttgttaaacgcgccatttaaatataaaataaaaattcaaatatatcacttcaaagatttattaatatttaaaaactaacccGTTATGTATATTTCATTTCCCATACTTTTATCGTATAAAatcacacatttatacgtaaagtaactttcaaacataaaatgtttCTGATGGTAAATCGTTGTGTGCAccgaggaacttttacacgtataagacaGGCAATTACGATGAGCCGGGCCCAATGACGTTACgcgttttttttcaattgctcataacttcttgaataatgtgagtaaaacctataccattattcttagaattgaacattctttaaattaaaaaaaactttttttgtgtTCTGTGCTTTAAATCAAGGTTTGGAATATAAATAAGTTAGGAACAATATTGGATTATGTAAATGAAGATTATGGTATAAGGATTGAAGGTGTTAATACAGCGTATTTGTACTTCGGAATGTGGAAAACCTCATTTGCATGGCACACCGAAGACATGGACTTGTATAGCATAAACTATTTACACTATGGATATCCAAAGACATGGTGaaattaatcttaaattttattataagtgtacatttgtaattaaacaatatttttaaatttaaattgcttttattttattttatttaaggtatGCAGTACCTCCAGAACATGGTCACCGCCTAGAAAAAGTGGCTAGTGAAATGTATCCATTCTATGCTTCGATATGCCCTGCATTTCTCCGACACAAAGTGGCTATAATATCTcctaataagttaaaaaaatattctataccatataatcatgtaaatacttaagaattattaattttaaaccagattttcaatatttgtgattttttttatgatcaatatttaacaaacaataatttattgtttgttatagaTCACACAAGaggaaaatgaaataattataacattccCCTTTGGATATCACGCCGGTTTTAATCATGGCTTTAATATAGCCGAAGCCACCAATTTTGCAACACCACGTTGGGTGGATTATGGTAAAAGAGCTTCACAGTGTCATTGCTGTCGAGATTCGATAAACATCAGTATGGATACATTTGTTAAACGCATACAACCTGAGAAGTATGAGTTGTGGCTTAAAGGATATGATATCAATACTCATCCAGAAGATCCTTCTTGTACTCCAGATAAGCGCACGCCTAGTAAATCTGGCTTATTATGTAACATTAAGTAAGTTAATTTTCactatccaaaaataaaaagtttattattttgatttgattttaatgttacagcaataaagatatttcaaaatgttataacaaAGCCGGTAAAAACCGTCGACTTGTAAAACGTAAGATTTCAGATTTTCTATTGTCTAATGATACAACACATATCAATAATGTTATAGATGTACATTCATCAAGAAGTGTTCAAGGATTAGATGAAAAGGAATATAAAGATGAACAATTCAATGATGGAGTAGTTATGGAAGATATATGTCCAAAAGCTAATGAAATGAGTGGGTAACAtttacactataaaaaaaaaaaaaaaacatttacattgaTTTCATTGCttcaatgattatttttaattaaatggttATTTTTAGAGGAAAcaattttagacattttttttaaaatacacgtATACACAAAGTTTGTGTATTTAATGTATGCGTGTAATTGATTCGTGTAATTAATGTTCCAcaacttaaaactatatttactaaacaatattacacttcataatatattagtatttttacctatacacaatttttatttattcagtattgacaataataataacataagcaacaataataatataaaatatttaataataattgtttagcaAAAAATTAGTACAGAAACTACaacaatacataggtacctttttatattaaaaaataatcaatttatcaaaaaattgttgcagaaatagtaataatattaatatttaataatgatcaaGTTTACAAATAACGTacggaaatataaacaaataattttattacatagtttaaatttaaattaactactgcttatttgatacaaaaatataagtaaattcgTATTTTTGTTGATAAGGAAACTCTTTTTTGAGTGATTATGTTACCAGCAGTAGAAAATGTGGATATTAAAgctacaaattaatataatattaatttcag from the Acyrthosiphon pisum isolate AL4f chromosome X, pea_aphid_22Mar2018_4r6ur, whole genome shotgun sequence genome contains:
- the LOC115034470 gene encoding probable lysine-specific demethylase 4B, with protein sequence MSSTNNSTPKIMVFRPTWKEFKDFSSYIEVMESQGAHKAGVAKVIPPPEWKPRKNNYDANDIMSLIIPAPIRQNVKGTQGIYEQINVKEKAMTVADFKIMSESEKYKTPSHFDYSDLERKFWKNVIYNSPLYGADVSGSITDEDVNVWNINKLGTILDYVNEDYGIRIEGVNTAYLYFGMWKTSFAWHTEDMDLYSINYLHYGYPKTWYAVPPEHGHRLEKVASEMYPFYASICPAFLRHKVAIISPNKLKKYSIPYNHITQEENEIIITFPFGYHAGFNHGFNIAEATNFATPRWVDYGKRASQCHCCRDSINISMDTFVKRIQPEKYELWLKGYDINTHPEDPSCTPDKRTPSKSGLLCNIK